The proteins below are encoded in one region of Colletotrichum lupini chromosome 5, complete sequence:
- a CDS encoding guanine nucleotide-binding protein alpha-2 subunit: protein MCFGARTKDDGGGARSRDLDRMIRQDEKRLSKEVKLLLLGAGESGKSTVLKQMKLIYAQGFSKNEKLEWKPVVFNNIKHMAHILVEHEINAQDPLPRDYLQPVKELWVDSGVKQAIAKGNEFALHDNLAYFCDDLDRIWDASYEPTDQDLLRSRLRTTGITETVFDLGQLTYRMFDVGGQRSERKKWIHCFENVNCLLFLVAISGYDQCLVEDKDGNQMNEALMLWESIANSHWFTKSALILFLNKMDLFKEKLPNNPITSHGFTDYHGPAEDWKSASKYFLDKFRALNRNTEKEIYGHFTNATDTNLLKITMGSVQDMIIQRNLKQLIL, encoded by the exons ATGTGTTTCGGGGCTCGAACAAAAGATGACGGCGGTGGTGCTCGTTCGCGCGACCTCGACCGCATGATCCGACAAGATGAGAAGCGCCTATCCAAAGAAGTTAAGCTGTTGTTGCTGG GTGCCGGAGAATCTGGAAAATCCACTGTCCTGAAGCAAATGAAGTTGATTTACGCACAAGGTTTCAGCAAGAACGAAAAGCTCGAATGGAAGCCGGTCGTGTTCAACAACATT AAGCACATGGCGCATATCTTGGTGGAACACGAGATCAACGCCCAAGACCCTCTCCCGCGCGATTACCTGCAACCTGTCAAAGAACTCTGGGTCGACAGTGGTGTCAAGCAGGCAATAGCAAAGGGCAACGAGTTCGCCCTCCACGACAACCTGGCATA CTTCTGTGACGATTTGGACCGCATTTGGGATGCGAGCTACGAGCCCACAGACCAAGATTTGTTGCGATCAAGACTGCGAACCACGGGAATCACCGAAACGGTTTTCGACCTCGGTCAACTGACATACCGCATGTTCGACGTCGGTGGCCAACGTTCAGAACGGAAGAAGTGGATCCACTGCTTCGAAAATGTCAATTGCTTGCTCTTCCTTGTCGCCATCAGCGGATACGATCAATGTTTGGTCGAGGACAAGGACGGC AACCAAATGAACGAAGCGCTCATGCTCTGGGAGTCGATTGCCAACTCGCACTGGTTCACGAAGTCTgcccttatcctctttctgAACAAGATGGATCTCTTCAAGGAGAAGCTCCCTAACAACCCAATCACGTCGCACGGTTTCACGGATTACCACGGCCCCGCCGAAGACTGGAAGTCTGCCAGCAAGTACTTCTTGGACAAGTTCCGCGCCCTCAACCGAAACACCGAGAAGGAAATTTACGGACATTTCACGAACGCCACTGATACGAACCTGCTCAAGATCACGATGGGCTCGGTCCAGGATATGATTATCCAGCGCAACCTCAAGCAGCTGATACTATAA